GCTGGGAGGTTGTCGGTCATCGAGAGAGAGGCTGCGCGAAACCTGTAGTTCTTCTGGACTTCATCGTCAATCTTCAGTGAAACCGAGGACTCATCAACGCACGCCATTGAGACGAATTGACGACGCAGTCAAAATTCAATCCGAAAACCGCCGGACAGTCTCCATCAACTTGTCCGGAACAAATCATTATTACCCACTCAAACTGCGCTCAATCGAGAATCACAACGATGAACAATTGTTCGATCCCGCTCCGATTCGTGATCCTGTTTCAAGTCGCCATTCTATTTGCGACGTCAACAGTCGCCAGTGCCGCTGAGCGTCCGAATGTCCTTCTGATTCTGGTCGACGACCTGAAACCTTCATTCGGAGCCTACGGAGAAGAGTGGGTTCATTCGCCGAACCTCGATCGACTCGCTGAACGCGGCATGCGTTTCGACATGGCCTACTGCAATCAAGCTGTCTGCGCCCCGTCTCGAAACAACTTGCTCGTTGGGTCACGTTCGACAACTCTGGGTGTCTACAGCTTGGGAACAAACTTTCGAAAGGCGGTTCCTGATGCCGTCACGCTCCCGCAATATTTCAAACAACACGGCTACCATTCTTCTGGCATCGGGAAAGTGTTTCACATCGGTCATGGAAACGTCGGAGACGACAAGTCATGGAGCGTTCCGTTTCATCCGGACAAAGTGATTGATTACGTGCTGCCGGAAAGCACCGGCGGAGAACTGACTCGAGAAGAGGCCTACTTCAGCAATCAGAAACTTGGAAACATCCGATCGCTCCCACGCGGAGCAGCCTGGGAAGCAGCCGACGTTGAAGATGACGCCTACGCTGATGGTCGAATCGCCAACGAAGCCATTCGCCAGTTGAAGGACGCAAAAGAACGAGACCAGCCGTTCTTCATGGCAGTCGGTTTCACCAAACCGCACCTTCCGTTCTGTGCTCCGCAAAAGTACTGGGATCTCTACGATCCAAAGCAACTTCCGGGAATTTCAATCCGCGAGTACCCAGCCGGATCTCCTGCATATGCTGCAAAGTCACCGCTCGGCGAGCTGAATCAATACAAGCCGATTCCGGAGAACCCTCCCCTGTCGCAAGAACAGGAAACAACCCTCATCCATGGCTACTACGCCGCTCTCAGCTACATGGATGCTCAACTGGGCCGAGTGATTGATGAACTCGACGAACTCGGACTATCCGAAGACACCTTGATCGTCCTCTGGGGAGACCATGGATATCATCTCGGCGACCACGGAGCCTGGACGAAACACACCAACTACGAACAAGCCAATCGGATTCCAATCCTCGTTGTTGCACCGGGCACGACGACGCCCGGAACGAGTTCTTCAGCACTCATCGAGACTGTCGACATCTTCCCGACTCTTACCGAACTGGCGGGCCTTCCTGCTCCTCAGGAATCAGAAGCAGTCAAGCAAACGATTGATGGGCAGAGCCTCGTTCCGCTGCTCAAGAATCCTGACGCACCACATCGCGGATACGCTTATCACTGTTTCCCAAGAGGAAAACGACTCGGAAGAGCGATCCGCACAGAACGCTATCGACTCGTTGAGTGGA
This DNA window, taken from Thalassoglobus sp. JC818, encodes the following:
- a CDS encoding sulfatase → MNNCSIPLRFVILFQVAILFATSTVASAAERPNVLLILVDDLKPSFGAYGEEWVHSPNLDRLAERGMRFDMAYCNQAVCAPSRNNLLVGSRSTTLGVYSLGTNFRKAVPDAVTLPQYFKQHGYHSSGIGKVFHIGHGNVGDDKSWSVPFHPDKVIDYVLPESTGGELTREEAYFSNQKLGNIRSLPRGAAWEAADVEDDAYADGRIANEAIRQLKDAKERDQPFFMAVGFTKPHLPFCAPQKYWDLYDPKQLPGISIREYPAGSPAYAAKSPLGELNQYKPIPENPPLSQEQETTLIHGYYAALSYMDAQLGRVIDELDELGLSEDTLIVLWGDHGYHLGDHGAWTKHTNYEQANRIPILVVAPGTTTPGTSSSALIETVDIFPTLTELAGLPAPQESEAVKQTIDGQSLVPLLKNPDAPHRGYAYHCFPRGKRLGRAIRTERYRLVEWKQFNASADQAEYELFDYVDDPLESKNLAEDRPDVVQQLSAILDSLPAPKERP